In Oceaniferula marina, the following proteins share a genomic window:
- the gatC gene encoding Asp-tRNA(Asn)/Glu-tRNA(Gln) amidotransferase subunit GatC: MSTEHIDVRYIADLARIELSDEECSTFQGQLEAILGYVETLKDVDVEGIEPTAHASPVFDRLRQDASRPGLNQADLLRNAPDSALGQIRVPKVVDPS; this comes from the coding sequence ATGAGCACTGAGCACATTGATGTCCGCTACATCGCGGACCTGGCACGGATCGAACTGAGCGACGAGGAATGCAGCACCTTCCAGGGGCAGCTTGAAGCTATTCTCGGCTACGTTGAAACGCTCAAGGATGTCGATGTTGAAGGCATCGAGCCCACGGCTCACGCATCCCCGGTTTTCGACCGTCTGCGCCAGGATGCTTCGCGTCCGGGACTCAATCAAGCCGACCTACTCCGCAATGCCCCGGACTCCGCACTCGGCCAGATCCGGGTCCCCAAAGTCGTCGACCCCTCCTGA